The DNA region CCATTCACTAGCGTAATTAAACATTCGAGTCCCTCCTAGAGCAGGTCCCATAACCGTGTTATGAATACCAATAATTGCTTTTAAACCTGTATCTTTGTCATTACAAAATACAACTTGTTCATGATCATTAAACGATAATTGTCCAAAAACAGGATCCATTTTTTTTAGTTCCTTTTCTGTTATGAAAGTAGCATCCATTTGTATCAGTTTTTAAAATAATATTTACGAATTCATCAAAATAACTATTCAAAACTATATAAAAAAAACAAATAATTCATTTTTAAAACACAAAATCGAAAATTAATTTAAAAATATCAATTATTTTTAAGAATTCAAAAATCAACTAAAGACAAAAATCAACTAAAAATAATAGCAATTCTATATAGAATCTCTTAAAAAAATGAAAGAATTACTCTATTTAAATAAATACTTCATCAAATACAAATACCATTTTTTACTTGGTATTTTATTCACCATAATCGCACAAATCTTCATGCTATTCACTCCTAAACTGATTAGTAAGTCGTTCTTGGCGATTGAAAACTTTGCAAAAGACACAAATATCCCTAAAGCTGTTCTTCAGCAAGAGCTAATTTCAAATATTCTTTTAATTATTGCTACTGCAATTATTGCTGGATTTTTAACTTTTTTAATGCGCCAAACATTAATTGTAATGTCACGTCGTATCGAATTTGATTTAAAAAATGAAGTTTTTCAACAATACGAAAACCTATCTCAAAATTTCTACAAAAAAAATCGCACAGGTGATTTGATGAATCGTATTAGCGAAGATGTTTCCAAAGTAAGAATGTATGTTGGCCCTGCGGTTATGTATACTATCAACACCTTTATCCGTTTTGCCATTGTAATAATGTATATGTACAAAGTATCACCACTACTAACCTTATATACGTTACTTCCGCTGCCAATACTGTCGTATGCTATTTTTAAACTAAGTACAGAAATCAATACAAGGAGCACTACTTTTCAACAATACTTATCCAAAGTCTCTAGCTTTACTCAGGAAATCTTTTCTGGCGTACGAGTGATCAAAGCCTATTCTATAGAAGCTCAACATCAAAATAACATGCAGGCTCTCGCCCTAGAAAGCAAAAGCAAAAGCATGGATTTGGCTAAAGTACAATCGCTATTTGGACCATTAATGTTAGCATTAATAGGAATTAGCAACTTGGTCGTTGTGTATGTAGGAGGTTCTATGTACATCAATGGGACTTTAAAAAGCATTGGAACGATTGCCGAATTTATTCTCTACATTAACATGCTTACCTGGCCAGTAGCCTCTCTGGGATGGGTTTCTTCTATGGTTCAAGAGGCCGAAGCTTCTCAAAAAAGAATTAACGAATTCCTAAAAATCGAACCTGAAATAAAGAACAACAATCCTAAACCTTCTACTATCGAAGGTACAATTAGCTTCGAAAATGTGAGTTATACTTATGAAGACACAAATATTACTGCACTTCAAAACATTTCGTTCACTATTCATAAAGGAGAAACACTAGCCATCTTAGGAAAAACAGGTTCGGGAAAATCTACTGTACTTTCATTAATTTCAAGAATGTATGATGTAACCGAAGGAAAAATTAAAATTGACCAAGAAGAAATTAGCAAACTCAATTTATTCGATTTGAGAAATAGCATTGGAATTGTCCCTCAGGATGCTTTTTTGTTCTCTGACAGTATTAAAAACAATATTAAATTTGGGAAAGAAGATGCCAGTATGGAAGAGGTGATGACTGCAGCTAAAAATGCGGTAGTACATGACAACATTATGGGATTTAATAAACAATACGACACCGTACTAGGTGAAAGAGGAATCACACTTTCTGGAGGACAAAAACAACGTGTTTCCATTGCAAGAGCAATCATTAAAAACCCACCCATTTTATTGTTTGACGACTGTTTATCTGCGGTTGACACCGAAACAGAAGAAGCGATTTTAAATAATCTTAGCACCATTTGCAAAGACAAAACAACCATCATTGTGAGTCACCGTGTTTCTTCTGCTAAAAATGCCGATAAAATAATTATCCTTGAAGATGGTAAAATCATTCAACAAGGTTCTCATAACCAGCTTATAAATCAAGAAGGCTATTATGCCTCATTATATTTAAAACAACTTTCTGAAAAAGAATTACTATAAATCTTGCTTTATACATATATTTTTATCATTTTTGGTTTCAATTAACAACCATATTATTGTACAGAACGGATTATGAGAGAAAATGACATGTTAGAAAAAGAAGAAATCTTTTCTAAAGTTTTACGTGCAGGAAGAAGAACTTATTTCTTCGATGTGAGAGCTACCAAAGCTGATGATTATTATATTACCATTACAGAAAGTAAAAAATTCACAGAAGAAGACGGTTCGTTTCATTTCAAAAAACACAAAATATATTTGTACAAAGAGGACTTTACTGCCTTTACAGAAATCCTTGGAGAAATGACATCTTATGTATTAAACCACAAAGGAGAAGAAGTAATTTCAGAAAGACATCAAAAAGATTTTAAAAAGGAATACACTACTGACAAAGTAAACATTGAAGATGGTGATACCTCAAATATCTAATTTCACCGATATTGATTTTGACGATATTTAATTTAATATTCATCAAGCTTTATAAGGTTAAACATTTGTAAGTCCAAAAATCAAATATCTGATTTTTGGACTTTTTTTATTGATTAAAAAGAGAAAACATGAACTTAACAACTATTAATTGGCAAGACATCTTGAGTAAAAACTTAATTCAGTACACCGAATTAATTATTCCTTGGTTATTGACAAGCGGTGTAAAAATTATCTTCATCGTAAGTATTGCTTTTTTACTAAACAAAATTTTAATCCGCTTTATCCAAAAAGCTATACGTATAGCAATACGACCGGATAAATACTCTTCAAAAGAAGCGGAAGAAAAAAGAGAAACAACGCTTATTCAAATATTTTCTACCACCACAAAAATTGCTATTCTATGCATTACCATATTGATGGTATTGAATGAATTTGGGATCGAAATTGGCCCTATCCTTGCAGCTGCTGGAATTGTAGGTTTAGCATTCGGTTTTGGAGGTCAATATCTCATTCGTGATATTATTTCTGGACTTTTTATTATTTTGGAAAATCAATATCGTGTAGGCGATGTTGTCAATTTAGATTCAGCCAGCGGAAAAGTCGAACAAATTACGCTACGTAAAACAACCCTTAGAGATCTGGACGGTACCGTACATCATATCCCACATGGTGAAATCAAAAGGGTTTCTAACCTTTCTAATGAATTCTCCAGAATCAATATCAATATTGGAGTAGCTTACAACTGTGACATTGAAAGAGTCATTAATATCATAAACCAAATAGGAAATGAACTTGCCAATGATCCTTTATGGAAAGAATATATAATCCAAGCACCACAATTTCTTCGAATTGATGAATTTGCCGACTCTTCCATAGTTTTAAAAATACTAGGAGAAAGTTTTCCTGATAAAAAATGGGACATTACTGGCGAACTCAGAAAAAGAATCAAAATCACTTTTGACAAAGAAGGAATTGAAATTCCATTCCCTCAATTAGTTATCCATAAAGCTGCCGAAACCTTAGAAACCAAATAACTTTTATGCCTGAAAATAGTTTTCAGGCTTTTTTATTTACCATCGCTTTATCACACAAGCCCATTCTTTTTTGTAACTTAGTGTAACAATAACCACAAAAAGAATCATCAAATGAAAACTCCTATCGTATCTGTTAGTTGGCTTAAAGACAATCTTGACAACCCCGAATTAATAATTTTAGATGCTGTCTTGGATAGTCCCCCACATGAATTACAAATCATAGGCGCTCGTACCTTTGATATTAAAAACAAATTTAGCGACACCACTATACCTTTACCAAACACCTTACCGCAACCAGAAGCTTTTACCGAAGAAGCAAGAAAGCTAGGGATTAGCAAGCATAGCAAAATTGTTGTTTATGATACCAAAGGAATCTATTCTAGCCCTCGGGCATGGTATTTATTCAAAAGCATGGGACATGAAAATGTTTGGGTTTTAGATGGTGGATTTCCAGCTTGGGAAAAAGAGGGAGGCGCATTACAAAAAGTAAATCCTCAATCTTATCCTAAAGGCGATTTTGAAGCTCGTTTCAAACCAGAAATGTTCAAAAATAAATTTCAAATTTTAAACAATCTCACTTCTAAAGAAGCTGTAGTGATTGATGCCCGTTCATCGGACCGATTTCATGCAGAAACTGAAGAACCTCGTGAAGGCTTACGAAGCGGACATATTCCAAATGCCGTGAACCTCCCTTTTACAAAAGTTTTAAAAGACGGACATTATTTACCTAAAGAAGAATTAAAACAAATCCTGCCACATCAGGATCAAAACTTATATTTTTCCTGCGGTTCTGGTATTACAGCCTGTATTAATCTCATTGCTTACGAATTAATCTTAAACAATTCTCCAAAAGCGGTATATGATGGTTCTTGGACAGAATGGGGACTAGACCACAATTTACCAATCGAAAAATAATAAATAGTTATCCTATTCGTAAACCATTTTCAACTTTAAAATCGGGAGCTAGTAGGATAACATCACCTTCTTGTCCAACGGCTCCCAAAACCAAACATTCGCTCATAAATTTACCTATTTGCTTTTTTGGAAAATTTACAACTGCAACAATCTGCCGGTTTAACAATTGCTCTTTGGTATAACGTTTAGTTATTTGAGCCGATGTTTTTCTAACACCTATCTCTTTTCCAAAATCAATCGTAAGCTGATAAGCAGGTTTTCGGGCTTCTGGAAAATCATTTACTGCGATAATTGTTCCTACATGCATCGCTACTTTTTCAAATTCAGACCAAGTCAGATTCGTTTCCATAAAAATTCTAAAGTATTATTTTTCTCCAAAATTAGTTTTTACATTTTAAACACTTTCAATTTTAGTAACTTTATACCTCAAATTAACGTATTTGCATAATGGCACGCACACCTTCTAACATGATTGATCTAGGAACTATAGCTCCAGAATTTTATTTAAAAGATACAATACCAAACAATTTCTTCTCTTTTTCTGATTTAAAAGGAGAGAAAGGAACTTTAGTGTTTTTTATTTGCAATCACTGTCCTTTTGTGCATCATGTAATTGATGAGATTATAAGAATCGCCAATGATTACCGAGTACAAGGAATAGGTATTATTGCTATTTCAAGCAATGACGTAATTAATTATCCTCAAGACGGACCTGAATTAATGGCAGAATATGGTTTCCAAAACAATTTTGAATTCCCATACCTTTATGACGAAACTCAGGAAGTAGCCAAAGCGTACAACGCCGCCTGCACACCTGATTTTTATTTATTTGACAATCAAAACAAATTAGTCTATCGTGGTCAACTAGACGACAGTCGTCCCGGAAACGGAATCCCTTTAAGCGGAAGTGATTTACGTGGTGCCATTGACGGCATTTTATACAATCGAAGCATCAATCCCAATCAAAAACCAAGTATAGGCTGTAATATTAAATGGAAAACAGTTTAACAGAAAGCAGAAGAAAGAAGAAAGAAGAAAGAAGCAGATATAAAAAAAGAGGTTTTCGATTTGAAAACCCCTTTTGTATTTTAATCAAGCTGATCATTAAAAACTGATCACTGAATACTAAAATTATTTCACGTCCATTAATTCAACGTCAAAAATCAAAGTAGCATTTGGTGGAATCACACCTCCTGCTCCACGAGAACCATATCCTAAATGAGCTGGAATTACAAAACGAGCTTTATCTCCTACTTGTAACAAAGCAATACCTTCGTCCCATCCCTCAATTACATTACCTTGTCCTAATGGAAATTCGATTGGTTTTTTACGTGGGTAAGAACTATCAAAAACTTTTCCGTCAGGCAATTGTCCTGTGTAATGTACAGAAACCGTTTTTCCATTTTCCGCTTTTTTACCCTCACCTCTTTGAATAAATTGGTAACGCAATCCACTTTCTGTTTTTTGGAATCCGGCAGCTAATTTTTCTAAAGCTTCTTCAGCAGCCGCTTTTTCAGCCTCTAAACGTTTTTT from Flavobacterium nitratireducens includes:
- a CDS encoding ABC transporter ATP-binding protein, with product MKELLYLNKYFIKYKYHFLLGILFTIIAQIFMLFTPKLISKSFLAIENFAKDTNIPKAVLQQELISNILLIIATAIIAGFLTFLMRQTLIVMSRRIEFDLKNEVFQQYENLSQNFYKKNRTGDLMNRISEDVSKVRMYVGPAVMYTINTFIRFAIVIMYMYKVSPLLTLYTLLPLPILSYAIFKLSTEINTRSTTFQQYLSKVSSFTQEIFSGVRVIKAYSIEAQHQNNMQALALESKSKSMDLAKVQSLFGPLMLALIGISNLVVVYVGGSMYINGTLKSIGTIAEFILYINMLTWPVASLGWVSSMVQEAEASQKRINEFLKIEPEIKNNNPKPSTIEGTISFENVSYTYEDTNITALQNISFTIHKGETLAILGKTGSGKSTVLSLISRMYDVTEGKIKIDQEEISKLNLFDLRNSIGIVPQDAFLFSDSIKNNIKFGKEDASMEEVMTAAKNAVVHDNIMGFNKQYDTVLGERGITLSGGQKQRVSIARAIIKNPPILLFDDCLSAVDTETEEAILNNLSTICKDKTTIIVSHRVSSAKNADKIIILEDGKIIQQGSHNQLINQEGYYASLYLKQLSEKELL
- a CDS encoding mechanosensitive ion channel family protein codes for the protein MNLTTINWQDILSKNLIQYTELIIPWLLTSGVKIIFIVSIAFLLNKILIRFIQKAIRIAIRPDKYSSKEAEEKRETTLIQIFSTTTKIAILCITILMVLNEFGIEIGPILAAAGIVGLAFGFGGQYLIRDIISGLFIILENQYRVGDVVNLDSASGKVEQITLRKTTLRDLDGTVHHIPHGEIKRVSNLSNEFSRININIGVAYNCDIERVINIINQIGNELANDPLWKEYIIQAPQFLRIDEFADSSIVLKILGESFPDKKWDITGELRKRIKITFDKEGIEIPFPQLVIHKAAETLETK
- a CDS encoding sulfurtransferase, with protein sequence MKTPIVSVSWLKDNLDNPELIILDAVLDSPPHELQIIGARTFDIKNKFSDTTIPLPNTLPQPEAFTEEARKLGISKHSKIVVYDTKGIYSSPRAWYLFKSMGHENVWVLDGGFPAWEKEGGALQKVNPQSYPKGDFEARFKPEMFKNKFQILNNLTSKEAVVIDARSSDRFHAETEEPREGLRSGHIPNAVNLPFTKVLKDGHYLPKEELKQILPHQDQNLYFSCGSGITACINLIAYELILNNSPKAVYDGSWTEWGLDHNLPIEK
- a CDS encoding tRNA-binding protein, which codes for METNLTWSEFEKVAMHVGTIIAVNDFPEARKPAYQLTIDFGKEIGVRKTSAQITKRYTKEQLLNRQIVAVVNFPKKQIGKFMSECLVLGAVGQEGDVILLAPDFKVENGLRIG
- a CDS encoding thioredoxin family protein; this encodes MARTPSNMIDLGTIAPEFYLKDTIPNNFFSFSDLKGEKGTLVFFICNHCPFVHHVIDEIIRIANDYRVQGIGIIAISSNDVINYPQDGPELMAEYGFQNNFEFPYLYDETQEVAKAYNAACTPDFYLFDNQNKLVYRGQLDDSRPGNGIPLSGSDLRGAIDGILYNRSINPNQKPSIGCNIKWKTV